A region from the Desulfoglaeba alkanexedens ALDC genome encodes:
- a CDS encoding UPF0175 family protein — MALQQITIEIPDKVLLAEKTDAESFGREIRMLAAVKLYEMGRLSSGRAAELAGMSRVEFLLSLNRYKVFPFVAELDDLESAHA, encoded by the coding sequence ATGGCTCTCCAACAAATTACGATTGAGATCCCAGACAAGGTGCTTCTTGCCGAAAAGACGGACGCCGAGTCGTTTGGGCGTGAAATCCGCATGTTGGCGGCTGTCAAGTTGTATGAAATGGGCAGGCTTTCCTCTGGGCGAGCTGCTGAATTGGCGGGAATGTCCAGAGTTGAGTTTTTGCTCAGTTTGAATCGCTATAAGGTGTTTCCGTTTGTCGCAGAACTTGACGATTTAGAAAGCGCCCATGCTTAA
- a CDS encoding ABC transporter permease, translated as MRLANILHLGIKELRSLRRDPIMLMLIIYSFSLSIYSQARAMPETLNKAPIAIVDEDQSPLSTRIVAAFYPPYFLPPAMISWSEMDAGMDDGRYTFTLDIPPNFQRDVLAGRQPRIQLNVDATRMSQAFTGSGYIQSIVSGEINAFVQRYRRLAALPVDLELRVKFNPNLNKIWFNAVIAVINQVTMLSIILTGAALIREREHGTIEHLLVMPVTPLEIMMSKVWTMGLVVLVASALSLTVVVQGFLSTPIAGSLLLFLVGTALHLFATTSMGIFFGTITRSMPQFGLLMMLVLLPLQTLSGGRTPRESMPDFVQHVMLAAPNTHFVMLAQGILYRGAGLDIVWPQFLALAFIGAILFGLSLARFRKTLGTMA; from the coding sequence GTGCGCTTGGCCAATATTCTGCACCTGGGAATCAAGGAACTGCGCAGCCTCCGCCGTGACCCGATCATGCTGATGCTGATTATTTACTCCTTTTCCTTGTCGATATATTCTCAGGCCCGGGCCATGCCGGAAACGCTCAACAAGGCACCCATCGCCATTGTTGATGAGGACCAGTCGCCCCTGTCCACCCGGATTGTGGCGGCCTTCTATCCACCTTATTTCCTGCCCCCGGCGATGATCTCCTGGTCTGAGATGGATGCCGGCATGGACGACGGCCGTTACACGTTCACCCTCGACATTCCTCCGAACTTCCAGCGGGATGTGCTGGCCGGCCGCCAGCCCCGGATTCAGCTCAATGTCGATGCCACCCGGATGAGCCAGGCCTTTACCGGCAGCGGGTACATCCAATCCATTGTCAGCGGCGAGATCAACGCCTTTGTCCAGAGGTACCGCAGATTGGCCGCGTTGCCGGTCGATCTCGAACTGCGGGTCAAGTTCAACCCCAACCTCAACAAAATCTGGTTTAACGCAGTCATTGCGGTGATCAACCAGGTCACCATGCTCTCCATCATCCTCACCGGCGCTGCGCTGATCCGCGAACGCGAGCACGGCACTATCGAGCATCTGCTGGTGATGCCGGTCACACCCTTGGAGATCATGATGAGCAAAGTCTGGACCATGGGCTTGGTGGTGCTGGTCGCCTCAGCCCTTTCGCTCACCGTCGTCGTCCAGGGGTTCTTGTCAACACCTATCGCCGGCTCACTGCTACTTTTTCTGGTCGGCACCGCACTGCATCTGTTCGCTACCACCTCCATGGGGATTTTTTTTGGCACGATCACCCGCTCGATGCCACAGTTCGGCCTGCTGATGATGCTGGTCTTGCTGCCGCTGCAGACACTCTCAGGCGGTCGGACCCCCAGGGAGAGTATGCCCGACTTTGTGCAACACGTGATGCTGGCCGCACCCAACACGCATTTCGTCATGCTCGCCCAGGGCATCCTCTATCGCGGCGCAGGCCTGGATATTGTCTGGCCGCAGTTCTTGGCCCTGGCGTTCATCGGCGCCATCCTGTTCGGCCTGTCTCTCGCCCGCTTCCGTAAAACCTTGGGAACCATGGCGTGA
- a CDS encoding efflux transporter outer membrane subunit: MRTSVTILLTVLLIYSCAVGPDYQRPAYPVPDNFRGQGSDIPALPAQTSFGDLKWFEVFKDDKLQELIKIALEENYDVQIAAQRVLQAREQVIIQRSFLFPALNFNSHLESIRTSERGFTPEVPRTERLVGLIFGDLTWELDFFGRLRRATEAARAEFFASEENRKFVIQTLVTDLARAYIELRTLDEQLEISLRTVKVRENSLKLQKARFDHGWDPLTPVLMTENLLYGARAVVPDLKRAIEQKENQISVLLGRNPGPINRGKSLLDQDLTVTIPPGLTSALLERRPDIRCAEQSLVAANARVGEAKALLFPNIRITGVSGWESAALKRLFTGPASFWDVVSPGLTQPIFQGGRLRGGVRAAEAQKQEALLAYKKSIQQAFQEVSDALVAVRMLKEVALESEKQVRALSRQTELANQRFYGGATTYLEVLDSDRQLFESELRLTQDRANEFLAVISLYRALGGGWQAQDDPSSLVRQNISK, encoded by the coding sequence ATGAGGACTTCCGTGACCATCCTGCTGACCGTCTTGCTGATTTACAGCTGCGCCGTCGGCCCGGATTACCAGCGGCCCGCCTATCCGGTACCCGACAATTTCCGGGGCCAGGGATCGGATATCCCCGCGCTACCGGCTCAGACCTCTTTCGGAGACTTGAAATGGTTTGAGGTTTTCAAGGACGACAAGCTTCAAGAGCTGATCAAGATAGCCCTTGAGGAAAATTACGACGTACAGATTGCGGCCCAACGAGTCCTCCAGGCACGGGAACAGGTGATCATCCAGAGGTCCTTTCTGTTCCCCGCGTTGAACTTCAACAGCCATCTGGAGAGCATCCGGACCTCGGAACGGGGGTTTACTCCCGAGGTTCCCCGCACGGAGCGCCTCGTTGGCTTGATTTTCGGTGACCTGACCTGGGAACTGGATTTTTTCGGGCGCCTCCGGCGGGCTACCGAGGCCGCTCGGGCCGAGTTTTTCGCCTCTGAAGAGAACCGCAAATTTGTCATCCAGACCCTGGTGACCGATCTGGCCCGAGCCTATATCGAACTCCGGACCCTGGACGAGCAACTCGAGATCAGCCTCCGCACCGTAAAAGTCCGGGAAAACTCTCTCAAATTGCAAAAGGCGCGATTCGATCATGGCTGGGATCCTCTGACCCCGGTGCTCATGACCGAAAACCTGCTCTATGGGGCCCGGGCCGTGGTTCCCGATCTGAAACGAGCCATCGAACAGAAAGAAAACCAGATCAGCGTCTTGTTAGGGCGTAACCCCGGACCCATCAACAGGGGCAAATCTTTGCTGGACCAGGACTTAACCGTCACCATACCCCCAGGATTAACTTCGGCCCTATTGGAGCGGCGCCCCGATATCCGCTGTGCGGAACAGAGCCTGGTGGCAGCCAATGCCCGCGTCGGCGAGGCCAAGGCCTTGCTTTTCCCCAACATCCGGATTACCGGGGTCTCGGGTTGGGAATCCGCGGCCTTGAAAAGACTGTTCACCGGGCCGGCCAGTTTCTGGGATGTGGTTTCTCCCGGCCTCACCCAGCCTATCTTCCAGGGGGGACGACTGCGAGGCGGCGTCCGGGCCGCCGAAGCTCAGAAGCAGGAGGCCCTGCTTGCTTATAAAAAGTCCATTCAGCAAGCCTTCCAGGAGGTCTCCGATGCCTTGGTAGCGGTTCGGATGCTTAAAGAGGTGGCCCTTGAATCAGAAAAACAGGTCCGGGCTTTGAGCCGCCAAACCGAACTGGCCAATCAACGCTTTTATGGCGGAGCTACCACTTACCTGGAGGTGCTGGATTCCGATCGGCAGTTGTTTGAATCCGAGCTGCGGTTAACCCAGGATCGAGCGAACGAGTTTCTCGCCGTCATTAGCCTGTACCGAGCCCTGGGCGGCGGGTGGCAAGCTCAGGATGACCCTAGCTCTTTGGTACGCCAAAATATATCGAAGTAA
- a CDS encoding type II toxin-antitoxin system VapC family toxin: MPVPRMVVDASVILKWVLGSDREPDHGCALRILDDWAAGRIELTVPSLWEYEVGNILGREIPHQALRKMKLLRNLRMINEPLNEEMIGLCFQWMEQAAVTFYDASYLAVAVVLDGRLVTADRRFAQRMARPDRILLVSDYGKEG; the protein is encoded by the coding sequence GTGCCGGTGCCGCGCATGGTAGTGGATGCTTCGGTCATCCTCAAATGGGTGCTGGGATCGGACCGCGAACCCGATCACGGGTGCGCCCTGCGCATCCTGGACGACTGGGCGGCGGGCCGCATCGAACTGACGGTTCCATCCCTGTGGGAATACGAGGTGGGAAATATTTTGGGCCGGGAGATTCCCCACCAGGCTTTGCGGAAGATGAAGTTGCTGCGCAATCTGCGCATGATCAACGAGCCCCTGAACGAGGAGATGATCGGGCTCTGTTTTCAGTGGATGGAGCAGGCGGCGGTCACCTTCTACGATGCCTCTTACCTGGCCGTCGCTGTGGTCCTCGACGGGCGGCTTGTAACCGCCGATCGCCGCTTTGCCCAACGCATGGCACGTCCCGACCGCATTCTGCTTGTTTCCGACTATGGAAAGGAAGGCTGA
- a CDS encoding DUF3368 domain-containing protein: protein MLKAVSNTSPLLYLFRIGGLEWLPQLFDEVWMPEAVKNELQAGRSKGYDVPNPDDYSWLNVVNPESTPSEWLALDLGVGEIAAMALALENPDRIVLLDDMLARRTAQVAGLQVWGTLKVLLEAKSHGIIEKVQPYVLKMSDVGMWISAEMKERILKLARES from the coding sequence ATGCTTAAAGCTGTCAGCAATACTTCGCCGCTCCTTTACCTATTTCGCATTGGTGGTCTTGAGTGGCTTCCCCAATTGTTCGATGAAGTTTGGATGCCCGAAGCCGTCAAAAATGAATTGCAGGCAGGAAGAAGCAAAGGTTACGATGTTCCCAATCCAGATGACTATTCGTGGCTGAATGTTGTCAATCCAGAATCTACCCCGTCAGAATGGCTTGCTTTGGATTTGGGCGTAGGCGAAATTGCGGCGATGGCTCTGGCACTGGAAAATCCAGATAGGATCGTTTTGCTTGATGATATGCTTGCTCGTCGAACTGCACAGGTCGCAGGCTTGCAAGTTTGGGGAACACTGAAGGTTTTATTGGAAGCAAAATCTCATGGCATTATCGAGAAAGTCCAGCCGTATGTATTGAAAATGAGCGATGTGGGTATGTGGATTTCTGCTGAAATGAAAGAGCGTATTCTCAAGTTGGCACGTGAGTCTTAA
- a CDS encoding transposase domain-containing protein, producing the protein MEKDRFHWPENRAEVIETGKACGLEPYAYLRFLFPKIPHAQTDEQYAVLLPQRLAPERAGACRSLRVVRQTLNFERE; encoded by the coding sequence TTGGAGAAGGACCGCTTTCACTGGCCGGAGAACCGGGCCGAGGTTATCGAAACGGGCAAGGCTTGCGGGCTTGAACCGTACGCCTACCTGCGCTTCCTGTTTCCGAAGATCCCTCATGCCCAAACCGATGAGCAATACGCGGTGCTGCTCCCCCAGAGACTTGCCCCCGAGCGAGCTGGCGCTTGCCGATCCTTACGTGTAGTTCGCCAAACGCTTAATTTTGAACGAGAATGA
- a CDS encoding DUF2283 domain-containing protein — protein METKLRFMYDRDADILHIDKCPPYAEQESEELGDEVVARLNPDTGEVENLEVLFFSTRLLRSELFELPVKADMWLAGEEHA, from the coding sequence ATGGAAACGAAATTGAGGTTCATGTATGACCGGGATGCAGACATCCTCCACATTGACAAGTGTCCACCTTACGCGGAGCAAGAGTCGGAGGAGCTCGGGGACGAAGTCGTAGCGCGGCTCAACCCCGATACAGGTGAAGTTGAAAACTTGGAGGTGCTGTTCTTCTCGACGCGTCTCCTGCGAAGCGAGCTGTTCGAGCTACCAGTCAAGGCAGACATGTGGCTCGCGGGTGAGGAACACGCCTAA
- a CDS encoding Druantia anti-phage system protein DruA encodes MKVSSSDELRAAIIGSLRKQGYEVRDGEIRMPEGATKDDFRALHRMALEKKLEVCGPGIRPHEERLIRYIADGKEVVPEAVRPKLVVVEPKSEYERLFRYACLHWSVPVSAGYGRRLRFVVFDESNDKLIGLFGLGDPVYSLRARDRWIGWDREQKAQRLYHVMDAYVLGAVPPYSFLLGGKLVALLVCSNEVREAFREKYGGKRSLIRNQARPPYLALVTTTSALGRSSIYNRIRIDGKDYWTRLGFTRGSGDFHFSNGVYGDIRAYVEKHCQPTAKHGAWGRGFRNRREVIRKCLSRLGLSADFIYHGIRREIFAAPLSPDAVRFLRGDVNAPRFYDRRARELSEAFRERWLIGRARRMPEYREFRREQYRLWPRKG; translated from the coding sequence ATGAAGGTGTCGTCATCCGATGAATTGAGAGCCGCCATCATCGGCTCGCTTCGAAAGCAGGGCTATGAGGTGCGGGACGGCGAAATCCGCATGCCCGAGGGGGCCACAAAGGACGATTTCCGCGCTCTCCATCGAATGGCGCTGGAAAAGAAGCTCGAAGTGTGCGGTCCCGGAATTCGGCCCCACGAAGAGCGCCTCATCCGATATATCGCCGACGGGAAAGAGGTGGTTCCCGAAGCGGTGCGTCCGAAGCTGGTTGTCGTGGAGCCAAAGTCCGAATACGAACGCCTCTTTCGCTACGCCTGCCTGCATTGGAGCGTCCCCGTTTCAGCGGGCTACGGCCGAAGGCTCCGCTTTGTCGTTTTCGATGAAAGCAACGACAAGCTCATCGGTTTGTTCGGCTTGGGCGATCCGGTGTATTCTTTGCGAGCCCGAGACCGATGGATCGGATGGGACCGAGAGCAGAAAGCGCAACGCCTCTACCACGTCATGGATGCCTACGTGCTTGGTGCCGTGCCTCCCTACTCGTTTCTGCTGGGCGGAAAGCTCGTGGCTCTACTCGTTTGCAGTAACGAAGTCCGGGAAGCATTCCGTGAGAAGTACGGCGGCAAACGATCCTTGATCCGAAACCAAGCCCGGCCGCCTTATCTTGCGCTGGTCACGACCACTTCGGCCCTCGGTCGATCTTCCATCTACAACCGCATCCGCATCGACGGCAAAGACTATTGGACCCGCCTGGGGTTCACCAGGGGGTCGGGGGATTTTCATTTTTCCAACGGTGTTTACGGAGACATCCGGGCCTATGTGGAAAAGCACTGCCAACCAACCGCCAAGCATGGCGCTTGGGGAAGAGGGTTTCGGAACCGGCGCGAAGTCATCCGCAAGTGCCTTTCGCGACTCGGCCTATCGGCGGACTTCATCTACCACGGCATTCGCCGGGAAATTTTCGCAGCACCCTTGAGCCCCGACGCCGTCCGGTTCCTGAGAGGAGACGTCAACGCGCCCCGTTTTTACGACCGGCGGGCACGGGAGCTGTCGGAAGCGTTCAGGGAAAGGTGGCTCATCGGGAGGGCCCGCCGGATGCCGGAATATCGCGAATTTAGAAGAGAACAATATCGGCTGTGGCCAAGGAAAGGGTGA
- the tnpB gene encoding IS66 family insertion sequence element accessory protein TnpB: MRKAVHGLSVLVDGHLELDPFSGHWFVFCNRARTIIKILYWGQRILSLAEAFGEGPLSLAGEPGRGYRNGQGLRA, translated from the coding sequence ATGCGCAAGGCCGTCCATGGCTTGTCGGTGTTGGTGGATGGACATCTGGAGTTGGACCCGTTTTCCGGGCATTGGTTCGTTTTCTGCAATCGAGCCCGCACCATCATCAAGATTCTGTACTGGGGGCAACGGATTTTGTCTTTGGCAGAAGCGTTTGGAGAAGGACCGCTTTCACTGGCCGGAGAACCGGGCCGAGGTTATCGAAACGGGCAAGGCTTGCGGGCTTGA
- a CDS encoding HlyD family secretion protein: MNDRSRAWWIRAAGVAGIVAIALLFVWLYLKGPGDSHGIVSANGRIEATEIDVAAKNAGRIEDIFVDEGDFVSAGQVVARMDTDVLQAQLREAEAHVQQAQSAVITARSQLAQRQSEKAAAEAVVVQRQAELDAARKRAVRSTALAAIAAVSHQEADDDRARVQASEAAISAARAQVAAAEAAIATARSQVLEAESSYEAAVATVERIKADIADSDLKAPRDGRVQYRVAQPFEVVGAGGRVLNLVDLSDVYMTFFLPTDQAGRLTLGSEVRLVLDAAPEYVIPARVSFVADVAQFTPKTVETAEERQKLMFRIKAHIPSDLLRKHIKQVKTGLPGMAYVRLDPQAPWPPHLQVKLPQ, from the coding sequence ATGAATGACCGGAGCAGGGCATGGTGGATACGGGCCGCGGGGGTTGCGGGGATTGTGGCGATCGCACTCCTGTTTGTCTGGCTATACCTCAAGGGCCCCGGCGACAGCCATGGCATTGTCAGCGCCAACGGCCGCATCGAAGCCACTGAGATCGATGTGGCGGCCAAAAATGCGGGCCGGATAGAGGACATCTTCGTTGATGAAGGGGATTTCGTGAGCGCCGGTCAGGTGGTAGCGCGGATGGATACCGATGTGCTCCAGGCCCAACTGCGGGAGGCCGAAGCGCACGTTCAGCAGGCGCAAAGTGCGGTCATCACCGCCCGCAGCCAGCTGGCTCAGCGCCAGAGCGAAAAAGCGGCGGCTGAGGCCGTGGTGGTGCAGCGCCAGGCGGAACTCGACGCCGCTCGGAAGCGTGCCGTCCGCTCCACCGCACTGGCGGCGATTGCCGCGGTGTCGCACCAGGAGGCGGATGACGACCGGGCTCGGGTGCAAGCATCCGAGGCTGCCATCAGTGCGGCCCGGGCCCAGGTGGCGGCGGCCGAAGCGGCCATTGCCACGGCTCGTTCCCAAGTACTAGAGGCCGAGTCGTCCTATGAAGCCGCAGTGGCTACCGTCGAGCGCATCAAGGCCGACATCGCTGACAGCGATCTGAAGGCGCCCCGCGACGGACGGGTGCAGTACCGGGTGGCCCAACCGTTCGAGGTGGTGGGGGCCGGCGGGCGGGTGCTGAACCTGGTCGATCTGAGCGATGTCTATATGACCTTTTTCCTGCCCACCGACCAGGCGGGGCGGCTGACGCTGGGCTCCGAAGTGCGCCTGGTGCTGGATGCGGCGCCGGAATATGTGATCCCGGCCCGCGTGTCCTTTGTGGCCGATGTAGCGCAGTTCACCCCCAAGACGGTGGAAACCGCCGAGGAGCGGCAAAAACTGATGTTTCGCATCAAGGCGCACATTCCCTCTGACCTGCTTCGCAAGCATATCAAGCAGGTGAAAACCGGGCTGCCCGGCATGGCCTATGTGCGGTTGGATCCGCAGGCCCCATGGCCGCCCCACCTGCAGGTGAAACTGCCACAATGA
- a CDS encoding DNA double-strand break repair nuclease NurA, whose product MAQDQAPFGDLPAVLVEAVLGQCEGVAEELLADFSKMRQDRETLRERLAQSGVVVSESALGYPPLPTTCGADGSYAIERLLTTDLVAAAAVAVEGLTPPSEKRHWERPHHRTFMAAEPHLDDTATVLRALMLGEELCLATAAPHDLVMLDGTLTLPVIYFNQALNKAPDTRDLLCSRDFIENCLDYLTAYRAILHGERSDRQYIALPKYSTRREIGLEAGWPPSYDDRGMLTLLLKPGELTLPRPLQPPEQDWHLNTDRLPGSVKERAGEVAAEIVEGLRRIHVFYYKPHDWLPALRVEVGQGVAVNTHRLATVVQGLKHQCATSSMLEPYPIYLADRMVKALAQALPAFRQVTTQRISEKYRGDIGEIYLALHGYRSDSGS is encoded by the coding sequence GTGGCGCAGGATCAGGCACCGTTCGGCGATCTGCCAGCCGTTCTCGTCGAAGCGGTCCTCGGCCAATGCGAGGGCGTCGCGGAGGAACTCCTGGCCGATTTTTCGAAAATGAGACAAGACCGGGAAACCCTCAGGGAGCGGCTGGCGCAATCGGGGGTTGTGGTTTCGGAGTCAGCCCTGGGTTATCCGCCTCTTCCGACCACCTGCGGCGCCGATGGGTCCTACGCCATCGAAAGGCTTCTCACAACCGACTTGGTCGCCGCCGCGGCTGTCGCCGTGGAAGGCCTCACCCCGCCTTCGGAAAAACGCCACTGGGAACGGCCGCACCACCGCACCTTCATGGCCGCCGAGCCCCACCTGGACGATACGGCGACCGTACTCAGGGCGCTGATGCTCGGGGAAGAGCTGTGCCTCGCAACGGCCGCGCCCCACGATCTCGTGATGCTCGACGGGACGCTCACCCTGCCGGTCATCTACTTCAACCAGGCCCTCAACAAGGCTCCGGACACCCGCGATCTGCTGTGTTCGCGCGATTTCATTGAAAACTGCCTTGACTATTTGACTGCCTATCGGGCCATCCTGCACGGCGAGCGTTCCGACAGGCAATACATCGCTCTGCCGAAGTATTCCACCCGGCGTGAGATCGGTCTGGAGGCGGGATGGCCCCCGAGTTACGACGACCGCGGCATGTTGACGTTGCTGCTCAAGCCCGGCGAGCTGACGCTTCCGCGTCCGCTGCAGCCACCGGAACAGGACTGGCACCTGAACACCGATCGGTTGCCGGGTTCGGTCAAAGAGCGTGCGGGGGAAGTGGCGGCGGAGATTGTCGAGGGACTCCGTCGCATCCACGTTTTCTATTACAAACCCCACGATTGGTTGCCCGCGCTGCGCGTAGAAGTAGGTCAAGGCGTCGCCGTCAATACCCACCGGCTCGCCACCGTCGTTCAAGGGCTGAAGCATCAGTGCGCCACGTCTTCGATGCTCGAACCTTACCCGATCTACCTGGCCGACAGAATGGTGAAGGCGCTGGCCCAAGCGCTTCCCGCGTTTCGGCAGGTCACGACCCAGCGGATTTCCGAAAAATACAGGGGAGACATCGGCGAGATCTATCTGGCGTTGCACGGTTACCGGAGTGACTCGGGGAGTTAG
- the rbbA gene encoding ribosome-associated ATPase/putative transporter RbbA produces MPDTGAGNAGPAPVARLSEVSLRYGKTHALEAVNLDIPAGKMVGLIGPDGVGKSSLLALIAGARAIQKGWIEVLGGDMAEAEHRRLICPRVAYMPQGLGKNLYHTLSVFENVDFFARLFGQEPGEKERRIADLLEATGLAPFSGRLAGKLSGGMKQKLGLCCALIHDPDLLILDEPTTGVDPLSRRQFWELIGRLRTDRRGMSVLVATAYMEEALRFDWLVAMNSGRVLATGTPQELLRQTGSATLEEAFIALLPPEDREGYRPVQITPREETATAEVAIKAHDLTMRFGDFVAVDHVSFQIYRGEIFGFLGSNGCGKTTTMKMLTGLLPPSEGEAWLFGRPVDPHDLNTRRRVGYMSQSFSLYTELTVRQNLELHARLFRLPEERIPDRIREMSERFDLTEVMDALPDALPLGIRQRLSLAVAMIHGPEMLILDEPTSGVDPVARDAFWQIMIDLARRDQVTIFISTHFMNEAERCDRISLMHAGRVLVSDTPARLKAQRGAQTLDEAFIAYLEEAAAEDPVSPPSASSPLAPSVAPPLQPEHDVASSTRRWLDPRRLFSYTRREALELRRDPIRLTLALLGSVLLMFVLGYGISLDVEDLPFAVLDRDQTTISRDYTLNLAGSRYYFVEKPPITDYDDLERRMRAGEISLAIEIPPGFARNLVRGRQVAVGAWIDGAMPQRAETVRGYVQGMHAHWLNHRAPEILGSNAVTGLAEIEIRYRYNPDIKSLVAMVPAVIPLLLMLIPAILTALSVVREKELGSIVNLYVTPVTRLEFLLGKQVPYVALAILNFLLLVLLAVTVFGVPLKGGFFTLTAGAVLYVMASTAIGLLVSTFMRSQIAALFGTAIFTIIPAVQFSGVIDPVSSLEGAGALFGRIYPTTHFLTIARGTFSKALHLPDLYASFIPLAIAVPVLIFLSTVLLRKQER; encoded by the coding sequence ATGCCGGACACGGGGGCCGGCAACGCAGGTCCCGCGCCGGTGGCGCGTTTGTCGGAGGTCAGCCTCCGTTACGGCAAAACGCACGCACTAGAAGCGGTCAATCTGGACATACCGGCCGGGAAAATGGTCGGTCTGATCGGCCCGGATGGGGTGGGCAAGTCCAGTTTGCTTGCGCTGATTGCCGGGGCCCGGGCTATTCAGAAGGGTTGGATTGAGGTCCTGGGCGGCGATATGGCCGAGGCGGAGCATCGCCGCTTGATCTGCCCGCGCGTGGCCTACATGCCTCAGGGGCTGGGTAAAAACCTTTATCATACCCTTTCAGTGTTTGAAAACGTCGATTTTTTCGCTCGCCTGTTCGGCCAGGAGCCGGGTGAAAAGGAGCGGCGCATCGCCGATCTACTGGAAGCCACCGGCCTGGCCCCTTTTTCAGGGCGCCTCGCCGGAAAGCTCTCGGGAGGCATGAAGCAGAAACTCGGGCTGTGCTGCGCTCTGATCCACGACCCTGACCTCTTGATCCTCGATGAGCCCACCACCGGGGTGGATCCGTTATCGCGCCGTCAGTTCTGGGAGCTCATCGGTCGGCTTCGTACTGATCGGCGCGGCATGAGCGTGCTGGTTGCCACGGCCTATATGGAGGAAGCCCTGCGCTTCGATTGGCTGGTGGCGATGAACTCTGGCCGGGTGCTGGCCACCGGCACTCCGCAGGAACTGCTCCGCCAGACCGGCTCTGCCACGCTGGAAGAGGCCTTTATCGCCCTTCTGCCGCCGGAAGATCGCGAAGGTTACCGACCGGTACAGATCACTCCGCGTGAAGAGACCGCGACTGCTGAGGTCGCCATCAAGGCCCACGACCTCACCATGCGCTTCGGCGATTTTGTCGCTGTGGATCATGTGAGCTTCCAAATCTATCGTGGCGAGATCTTCGGCTTCCTAGGCTCCAATGGTTGCGGCAAGACCACGACCATGAAGATGCTCACCGGCCTGTTGCCTCCCAGCGAGGGAGAGGCCTGGCTGTTCGGCCGCCCTGTGGATCCGCACGATCTCAACACCCGCCGCCGGGTGGGCTACATGTCCCAGTCCTTTTCGCTGTACACGGAGCTCACGGTCCGGCAGAACCTGGAGCTGCACGCCCGGCTCTTCCGCCTTCCCGAGGAAAGGATTCCGGACCGGATACGCGAGATGTCCGAACGCTTCGACCTGACGGAGGTCATGGATGCCCTGCCTGACGCCTTGCCTCTGGGCATCCGCCAGCGCCTGTCGCTGGCCGTCGCCATGATCCACGGCCCGGAGATGCTGATCCTGGATGAGCCGACCTCAGGAGTAGATCCGGTGGCGCGCGATGCCTTCTGGCAGATCATGATCGACCTGGCGCGGCGTGACCAAGTCACCATCTTCATCTCGACCCACTTCATGAACGAGGCTGAGCGCTGCGACCGTATCTCCTTGATGCATGCGGGACGGGTGCTGGTGAGCGACACGCCGGCACGGCTGAAGGCGCAGCGCGGCGCACAAACGCTGGACGAGGCCTTCATCGCCTATCTGGAAGAAGCTGCAGCCGAGGATCCAGTATCCCCGCCATCCGCATCGTCTCCACTCGCTCCCTCCGTAGCACCTCCCCTCCAGCCTGAGCATGATGTTGCCTCAAGCACGCGCCGGTGGCTGGATCCGCGCCGCCTTTTCAGCTACACCAGGCGCGAGGCGCTGGAATTGCGCCGGGATCCCATCCGGCTGACTCTGGCCCTGCTGGGCAGCGTCCTTTTGATGTTTGTGCTGGGCTACGGTATCAGCCTGGATGTCGAGGATCTGCCTTTCGCGGTGCTCGACCGCGACCAGACCACCATCAGCCGCGACTATACGCTCAACTTGGCGGGATCGCGTTATTATTTCGTCGAAAAACCGCCCATCACCGACTATGATGACCTGGAACGGCGGATGCGGGCCGGCGAGATCAGCCTGGCTATCGAGATCCCGCCCGGATTCGCTCGCAACCTCGTTCGGGGCCGGCAGGTGGCAGTGGGGGCCTGGATCGACGGCGCCATGCCGCAGCGGGCCGAGACCGTGCGCGGCTATGTGCAGGGCATGCATGCCCACTGGCTGAACCATCGCGCCCCCGAAATCCTGGGTTCCAATGCGGTGACAGGCCTGGCCGAGATCGAAATCCGTTATCGCTACAACCCGGATATCAAGAGCCTGGTGGCCATGGTGCCGGCGGTCATACCGCTGCTGTTGATGCTGATTCCGGCTATTTTGACCGCCCTTTCCGTCGTACGCGAGAAAGAGTTGGGTTCCATCGTCAATCTGTACGTCACGCCGGTAACCCGCCTGGAGTTCCTGCTCGGCAAGCAGGTTCCTTATGTGGCGCTGGCCATACTTAATTTTTTGCTGCTGGTGCTGCTCGCGGTCACCGTTTTCGGCGTCCCCCTGAAGGGCGGCTTTTTCACCCTGACGGCCGGGGCCGTGCTATATGTCATGGCCTCCACCGCTATCGGCCTATTGGTCTCAACCTTTATGCGCAGTCAGATCGCGGCCTTGTTCGGCACTGCCATTTTCACCATCATACCCGCGGTGCAATTTTCCGGGGTGATCGATCCGGTATCGTCCCTGGAAGGGGCAGGGGCCCTGTTCGGCAGAATCTATCCCACTACCCATTTTTTGACCATTGCCCGCGGCACCTTTTCCAAGGCGCTCCATCTGCCCGATTTATACGCCTCGTTCATACCGCTTGCGATTGCGGTCCCGGTGTTGATCTTTCTGAGCACCGTTCTACTCAGGAAACAGGAACGTTGA